One segment of Cutaneotrichosporon cavernicola HIS019 DNA, chromosome: 4 DNA contains the following:
- the NOP9 gene encoding uncharacterized protein (arm repeat-containing protein) produces the protein MPKEQIRKRGKRKPKTEDDVAPASVPAPEPVQEAEPETHGGIHPSRLAFLKTGQRPAPPPRPEGEEVEEDGAADWTRGPRHESEYPFGVLDPDVKAYFRNVEDQIKDWEGVGSVGEEREDRQLFLSSVLSELRGHELQVSTDPDVAVVFERLLPSLNDWGRRVVGDAVGGEWESLVRHRFGSHVAQTWLTLAAGTLDREARGMYPPQHIKQQKDKEADEGVLPTMAELVTTIVGCLQPTLPGLLTQAHASPPVRLLLLVLTPDRALPSLDASEGGADLVRSKRSGKWRKGHGVQGKSILGDEPSTAEKRAVPESVVALRPQIREGLMERIAPVEWQGMGVSPVGSPAVQLLLQCEVEDGAVAQGSLFDILTEGLVTAVESKKESKKEGKKEKITPQPYLSAQVVSQTGTRLLEALLTLAPKRVFKALWKTYFVGKLGKLAAHPYANYAVAAGIGRLDASGVKVAISEIQGTSGGRGLVKTGRTAALLALARRASTLPDTIPAVEGLVVSALDLGDDTKQLVPCMLAMKTRPVYAALLAGEEAPESEDEVEKDDDAEALAAAKARRSAWENRRERRGGKLDPSLPGCLVLQALVALPSTLTLDSLLAQNPDILLGYASSPVASHLLDKVLTVPAVPAKYRRKLIMTFMGQYELLAQDRLGSRVADTVWATADGFMREKIAKSLIPHATALGNSQYGRFFARKLDLHLLQRRPDEWRESVLGVRHHFAHQKDELAPLPEPEVEATETAEERKKRRKEKKRERDEIDDVFAAVEKKRKRKSK, from the exons ATGCCCAAGGAACAGATCCGGAAGCGCGGTAAGCGCAAGCCcaagaccgaggacgatgtCGCTCCTGCATCTGTCCCTGCACCGGAGCCCGTGCAGGAAGCCGAGCCGGAGACGCATGGTGGCATCCATCCGTCCCGCCTTGCGTTCCTCAAGACTGGACAGCGGCCGGCACCTCCCCCGCGCCccgagggagaggaggttgaAGAAGATGGTGCGGCGGACTGGACGCGCGGACCGCGGCACGAGTCAGAGTACCCGTTCGGCGTGCTTGACCCCGACGTCAAGGCGTACTTCCGCAATGTCGAGGACCAGATCAAGGACTGGGAAGGGGTTGgcagcgtcggcgaggagcgcgagg ACCGCCAGCTTTTCTTGTCGTCCGTCCTGTCCGAACTGAGGGGCCACGAGTTGCAGGTCTCGACTGACCCCGATGTGGCTGTCGTGttcgagcgcctcctcccgaGTTTGAACGACTGGGGACGGCGAGTTGTTGGTGACGCTGTCGGCGGGGAATGGGAGTCGCTGGTGCGGCATCGTTTTGGTAGTCACGTCGCGCAGACGTGGCTCACCCTGGCGGCGGGGACACTTGATCGCGAG GCTCGCGGCATGTACCCCCCTCAGCACATCAAACAGCagaaggacaaggaagCCGATGAGGGTGTCCTCCCCACTATGGCTGAGCTGGTCACGACTATCGTTGGGTGCCTGCAGCCCACGCTGCCGGGTCTTCTGACACAGGCGcacgcgtcgccgcccgtccgcctccttctgctGGTGTTGACGCCGGACCGCGCTCTGCCGTccctcgacgccagcgaGGGCGGTGCGGACCTCGTGCGCTCCAAGCGTTCCGGCAAGTGGCGTAAGGGGCACGGCGTGCAGGGCAAGAGCATCCTCGGTGACGAGCCCTCCACAGCCGAGAAGCGCGCCGTGCCCGAGTCCGTCGTCGCATTGCGCCCGCAGATCCGAGAGGGACTCATGGAGCGTATCGCGCCCGTCGAGTGGCAGGGTATGGGCGTGAGTCCGGTCGGCAGTCCGGCAGttcagctcctcctccagtgtgaggttgaggatggTGCTGTCGCCCAGGGATCGCTCTTCGATATCCTGACCGAGGGCCTGGTGACTGCCGTCGAGAGCAAGAAGGAGagcaagaaggagggaaAGAAGGAAAAGATCACACCTCAGCCTTACCTCTCTGCCCAGGTCGTTAGCCAGACGGGCACTCGCCTCCTTGAGGCTCTGCTCACGCTCGCCCCAAAGCGTGTCTTCAAGGCCCTCTGGAAGACGTACTTTGTCGGCAAACTTGGCAAGCTCGCAGCCCATCCATACGCAAATTATGCGGTTGCGGCAGGCATTGGACGCCTCGACGCTTCGGGCGTGAAGGTTGCCATCTCGGAGATCCAGGGCACCTCGGGTGGCCGCGGTCTCGTCAAGACTGGCCGTACGGCGGctcttctcgcgctcgctcgccgcgcctcTACTCTTCCGGACACTATTCCGGCGGTGGAAGGGCTAGTGGTGAGCGcactcgaccttggcgacgaCACGAAACAGCTCGTGCCGTGTATGCTGGCGATGAAAACGCGGCCGGTTTACGCCGCCCTCctggcgggcgaggaggcgccggaatccgaggacgaggtggagaaggacgacgacgccgaggccctggcggccgccaaggcccgCCGCTCGGCATGGGAGAACCGCCGCGAAAGGCGGggcggcaagctcgacccATCCCTTCCGGGTTGCCTTGTGCTGCAGGCCCTCGTTGCCCTCCCCAGCACTCTTACTCTCGATagcctcctcgcccagaACCCCGACATTCTGCTGGGGtacgcgtcctcgcccgtcgcatcccacctcctcgacaaggtccTCACGGTGCCGGCTGTGCCGGCAAAGTACCGCCGCAAACTTATCATGACCTTCATGGGACAGTacgagctcctcgctcaGGACCGCCTGGGGAGCCGCGTGGCGGACACGGTGTGGGCGACAGCGGACGGGTTCATGCGCGAGAAGATTGCAAAGTCGCTGATTCCGCACGCGACCGCGCTCGGGAATAGCCAGTACGGGCGCTTCTTTGCGCGTAAGCTCGACTTGCATCTCCTCCAGCGCCGACCCGACGAGTGGCGCGAGAGTGTACTTGGTGTTCGGCACCACTTTGCGCACCagaaggacgagcttgCTCCTTTGCCTGAACCTGAGGTTGAGGCGACAgagacggccgaggagaggaagaagaggaggaaggagaagaagcgcgagcgcgacgagatcgacgacgtgttcgccgccgtcgagaagaagcgcaagcgtaAGAGCAAGTAG
- the GPP1 gene encoding uncharacterized protein (Haloacid dehalogenase-like hydrolase), whose amino-acid sequence MSVFTKEAFQMSALPTPVSSAPASTAVSRRGSFASWASETTADSHIVEINVESVLFDMDGTLINSSPAVVKAWELFAEKYPLDLDDILRSAHGMRTIDVLRKWCKVPDEHIEAEVVRFETAILENAEEIGRQTGKSGIEVLPGVNKLLTDLSEHKHMRDGELKWAICTSSTHFYAGQAIPIAGLETPKIFVTADSVQRGKPFPDPYLLGAKGCNASPFESLVVEDAPTGIRSGKAAGCRVLATCTSHSAEELEKERPDFLVEDLSKVSVTWDVATQTFKMIIEQPIGRVDPRPTPDSTPLVTPAASRAPSFSGERQRLASAMAPTGELTGNDSVVGSPMSSRPSSPGIPTEKTAAERRRSSGAAAHVTLDAFKRALAGNANKVRELALEE is encoded by the coding sequence AGGCGTTCCAGATGTCGGCTCTGCCGACCCCCGTCAGCTCGGCACCTGCGTCGACTGCTGTCTCGCGCCGCGGCTCGTTCGCCAGCTGGGCTTCCGAGACGACAGCCGACTCGCACATTGTCGAGATCAACGTCGAGTCGGTTCTCTTCGACATGGACGGCACCCTCATCAACTCGTCGCCAGCCGTCGTCAAGGCTTGGGAACTCTTCGCCGAAAAGTACCCTCTCGACCTGGACGACATCCTCCGCTCGGCGCACGGCATGCGCACCATCGACGTCCTCCGCAAGTGGTGCAAGGTCCCCGACGAGCacatcgaggccgaggttgtcCGTTTCGAGACCGCTATCCTCGagaacgccgaggagattggTCGCCAGACCGGCAAGAGCGGCATCGAGGTTCTTCCCGGTGTCAACAAGCTCCTCACCGACCTGAGCGAGCACAAGCACATGCGTgacggcgagctcaagTGGGCCATCTGCACTTCGTCGACGCACTTCTACGCCGGCCAGGCCATCCCTATTGCCGGCCTTGAGACGCCCAAGATCTTCGTCACCGCCGACTCGGTGCAGCGCGGCAAGCCCTTCCCTGACCCCTACCTCCTCGGTGCCAAGGGCTGCAACGCCTCGCCCTTTGAgtccctcgtcgtcgaggacgcacCAACCGGTATCCGTTCTGGCAAGGCTGCTGGATGCCGCGTCCTCGCTACCTGCACCTCTCactcggccgaggagctcgaaAAGGAACGCCCCGACTTCctggtcgaggacctcTCCAAGGTCTCGGTTACGTGGGACGTCGCAACTCAGACCTTCAAGATGATCATCGAGCAGCCCATTGGCCGCGTCGACCCCCGCCCCACCCCCGACTCGACCCCCCTCGTCACTCCCGCTGCGTCCCGCgcaccctccttctccggAGAGCGCCAGCGCTTGGCTTCCGCCATGGCACCCACTGGCGAGCTTACTGGCAACGACTCGGTCGTTGGGTCCcccatgtcgtcgcgccCCTCTTCTCCAGGTATCCCCACTGAGAAGACTGCTGCCGAGCGCCGCAGGTCTTCGGGTGCCGCCGCTCACGTCACGCTTGACGCGTTCAAGCGCGCTCTTGCTGGCAACGCCAACAaggtgcgcgagctcgctctCGAGGAGTAA